In the Salvia miltiorrhiza cultivar Shanhuang (shh) chromosome 8, IMPLAD_Smil_shh, whole genome shotgun sequence genome, ATGCAAACCACATACTAACCTGCCTCATGTCATCAATATCTCATTCTTGATGACCATTGATTAGGGCACTTTTAGAATTACACTTATGTTATCTCAcgtcaataataataatgataattcaAGGGAagatataagaaaataaagtcaaacagcaaaaaaaattattctaataAATGCACAACCTGGCTCCAgacttgacggctgtccccacagaccaacacgagtcttttctagcgtgttttgtccttaCTCACACGCTAcccgagaaacttcccagggggtcacccattctgaaattgctccaagccaagcacgcttaaccttggagtttcttccacatgggcaccagaaaagaagatgcatcttgttgatatgagtagcccaatcaaatcctttaagctctccttgaaTATGTTGTCCTATTCCAACATATTTTCaaaatccctctcgttcgggtgtgttccggttcatcctGCGCCCCTctgcttggaagtcttaattcggagccgctccttgtccgtgcctctttacaccggcgatcactccgcacttcgtcccTAGGCGTcacaatatgtatatatatatatatatatatatcaagtaAGGATGTCTCGATAAAAATTATTTCTAAGACATTCAAACCAAAAACTCCCACTTAATTAAAGCCAATTTCCAACATGTTTAACAATCAAGCCCTCAAAGAGTCTTTTGTGTTTTTCTATACACAACGACTTGGTGAAAGAATCATTTAAGTTATTGTCAGTGGGTACTCTTTCTAATTTCATTTCGACTCTCTCTATAATTTCTTTGATCTGATGATATATTTGGAGAATGTGCTTGTTTTTATTCGTGGCTCTTGGTTACTTTGCTGCTTGCGCAACTGCACCAGTATTGTCACAATATAATAGTATTACACTATTGGCACTTGGAACAACACGTAGTTCTTTCACAAACTCTAACAGAGTAACAACCTCCTTGGCAACTTCAGATGCAACAATATACTTTGGTGGAGTCGGCAATAGTGCTTTGTTTGAAACTATTCCAACTTATTGCTCCATCATTAAGGATAAAGACATAGCTAAACTATGACTTATAGTCATTGTTAGATGCAACCACCTTGAAGATAATTGTTAGCTCTCCGTGATCACCTCGGGTGTAAGTTCCTTACCACGCACAATTATTGCATTCCCGAGAAGTCGTGCTTCACCTCGTGCATAGCTAGCAACCTTCAGCAATCGGTACCAGTTGGCCCCCTCATATATTCTACACCGAAGATGTGCACCACACATCAAAATATATTCTTCAACTCCTTAAACCTGTCAACTAAGCAACACACATATACTAGTTACATTGATCAATGGCCCCGCCATTTGCGAGTTTTTGAATTGTTATCTTACATTTTTGTAATGAGGTTAATCCGGCTCTCCTGATTGCGTCTCCTCGCTGTTTGAAGTAAGCATCTGACTCCAGCGCAttgacgatgcgcaagaacaatGATCTCCTCATATGAAAACGTCTCCCGAAAACTGCTTCACCTCATAGCTCATCAATGGTGAAGTAATCTTGATGATGGCTTTCGCCAATGCTTTCTTCTTCCCCTTTTTATTTGGTTTCTCAGGCATTGAATGACTTGCGGCCTCCAAAGGCGTGCTCACAAGCTCGAATATTTATTCGTCGAAATCAATGGTTGGAGCTTCATGAGTAGAAGAGTTAGAAGAGGAGAACATATTTTTATAAGATATATGGAGTAAGAGAATAAAATAGAATGAATTTAgtgtgaaaaaataaatgaaatgatttgtatttatagagagattttagattgaaaaaaataatgacaAAGAGTCGCTGCAAGGCtgaattaattataaaaaaaattgaaaaatcagCAACTAACAgtcatttcaaaattaaaatagataTTTTTTAATGACGCGTGCATAGATTGATATATATCCCTTGAGTTCGGCTCTTAAAATCACGCCCAACATTGAGCATGGGAGCTCGCCAATGCTGAGGGGCTCGCTAGAGTGCCGTTCGAGTCCGCCCAATGAGCCCCACTATACATACCCTTATTTTTTATCCCTAATTTATTAATgtgtttacaaaaaaatcactcaTAATTCACCACTTCACTCCTAAACAAAGTTAGACCTTTTCTTCATTCATAACATACTTATTTAACACTAATTCTCTTATGATATTGAGTGTATGAGTGAAACGGGTCGGGGTGGGGCTGGGGCGGGGGCGCGGGTTGGGCCGGGTCTAGCGATATATATATAGCGGCTTCTCACTGGCCTGCAACTGATTGTTGAGCCAGAGATTCTGAATCTTGGACCTAGAGAATGAGTGCGGTTGGGGTTCGGTGTGTTGTACGATAGCTGCAACTTTTGGAAATTGTACAGCGATGCGAAGATGTCGGGGATGGAGCCAGTGAGCTAGCATTGCTGGCGAAGAAGGAGACGAGATTAGTGCTTTCAGTGAGGTCAATCGGATCTGCCATGGAGGAAGAGTGGAGTTATCTCCCTCTTAGGAGATATCCTTAAGGAGATTTACAACATTGTGGATTCTTTGAACCAGGCGGAGTTTAGCTGGTGCCCGAGGGAGGAAAATTCTGTTGCTGATAGTTTAGCAAATTTTGCTTTTGTTTCTCGTTCTGGTTTTATTTATTCGAATGTGTGGCCTTTATCTGTAAACTCTTCTTTGGTGGTTTAATGAAAGGCTCCtgttttccctaaaaaaaaagatatttagttattttattttgtatactGGAAAATGCTAATATTTTTAAGAAATCAATGAGATTTTTATGTTTACTACTTCAATTTGGAAGTTAGTTTTCTGAAGAAATAATTAGTTGCAAATATACCAAAGTGTGCCATTTGTATTTGTTCTCTTCAATTCCTGACTTATTTGgtgaaataattattatcctaggaaaaaaataattattgatataaaaaaaactaatgTTTATATTACTCACGAGAACTTATACTTTCAGTTATTTGGTCAAGTAGTCATTATCGTAgaaaaagtaatggttattttTACTCGCAAGAACTTGTATTTTActaattatttgatcaagtaATCATTATCGTAAAGAAAATAACcattaatatgaaaaaaatgaaatgttttacaGAAATTACTTTTTTTCATGttgattattacttttcatcacaataataattactttgaattattCATGTTTTTCATTCAACTGTGACCCGCGATCTATGTCTAGTCCGCCCCAACCCGTGCCCCAACTCCAACCCGACACGTCTCTTTCGTACACTTGACTCACAAGAGGCCAACTCCttatttaatactctctccgttcacAATATCGTTTTCACATTATGGTAGACACGAAAAATTGTGGATAGTAGTTGATAATAATGAGTATTAGTGTCAGTAGAGTTTGGATCCCACTATAAATATGTAGAGGGAAATAAATTTTCAGTAATTGATAATATAAATCTattcttcaaaaaataaattttagcaTGCCTTACAAAACTAAACATTCTTTGAGAAAAAGTTCAAAATTTTCAGTAGTTCGAAATAGTACATGACGCATCAGTTGTTGTACTCCCATGGGCGTATATAAACCCTAACAAAGTCATTGTGGCCGTACACCCCACAAACGTAAATTTACTGATAGACGCACACGTTTCCGTATTCTCTCGCTCTCCAATGTTCAACGCCGCCGCGGCCaccacctccgccgccgccgtcagcGGTCCGAACCATCACTCCTCAATCGCCGTCTCATTCAAACACGAAACCAAGCCCTTCCACACGCACGCCGCCGAAATGCCGGACCCATCGCCGTCGTCCTCCGCCGGCCCAATTCGCATCGACGGATCCGAACAAGACGCCGTCCTATCGAAATCGGAGTTCCTGACCCGACCCGAAGTCCTCAATCGGCGCGCCCGCAGAGTGAAGCAGCTCGTGCGGATATACCGCGACCATTATTGGGCGTTGATGGAGGAACTGAAATTGAAGTACAGGGAGTACTATTGGGAGTATGGGAAAAGCCCCTTCGTTGAAGATGAGGAGAATGAGAGGATCAATCCGAGCCGCGCTGATGGCGCGGGGCTGGCTGGGGATAATGGAAATGGCAATTTGGGGGTTAATGGTGGGAATGGGATTGGGATTGCCACCAGTAGGTGTGGTGTGCACGGTTGCAAGGCGAAGGCGATGGCATTAACGAGGTTTTGTCATATGCATATACTGTCCGATGCAAAGCAGAAGCTATACAAGGCTTGCATCTTCACCATAAAAAGGTTTGCTTCTTTTTGTGTTTTGCTTTATTTATAGAGAAATATGTAGCTAATGGTAAATATATGCTTGTTTGTGCGCGTTAGAGCGACTTTGGGAGTGCGTTGGATGAGAAGTTAGCTCATGCATCCGATTGGACTAGTAGTTAGGTTTTTGTAGGATGGCTGAACCACTTTATGTAGGCATGATAGTGTTGTTCTACATCTGATAGTTGCTAAAGTTATAGCTATAATATAGTGCTCTATCTAATTGGGCCCATGCTGGTTGCACTTAATAGATTTGGATTCTTATGTTGCCGTGATCTTACTATGTTGCATGTAATGTACATGTTTTGACCTTGGTAGACTGATTTTATGCCACTGCTTGACAAAATTTGCTAGTGTTCATTATTGATCTTCCTTGGTGTCTTGTGTTTCTTGAAATCTCTGTTCGTGTTTTATGTGATGGAAGATTTTAATTACTCTAATTATCATACTAATATTTACAAGAGTTATCTTAGGGGTTGCATTGCCTATTCACTTGATGTGGACAAGGTTCGTGCAGCAAGTATGCTTGCAGGTTGTTTTATGAGTGGTAGTGTTTTGGTTATTAAACTTTAGTTTTTAAGGAAAGGTTACAGGACAAAATTTACTTTCGTTCAGGAAAATAAGAAAGAGGAAAACAACTGGAGTATGCTTTATGGCAGTTACAATATTCTAAAACCATTAGTTGCGTGGATGTGCTTGTTCCAGTTTTAAGATATCGGATCTTGTAGCCCAGAGAATCTTGGTAGAAGTGTCACCTTAACTAAGGTATAGAGTACATTTCCGTAAAAGGATTTTCCTTTTACAATGATTAGAACTTAAACGTAATTAAACttagaaaaaatattcaaaataacaATTATTGTTGGTGTGCATATAAAGAACTAGAAATTTTCAATATGTTTATTATATGCACTTTGTATGTTTTTCACTGATGATTGTGAAGTGATACAAAAAATTATGTGTAAGAAATTGTCCTGTAAAAGatatttgaatataaaattttataactgGCTGTTGATATTACAGTAGATCCTAAGATGTAATTTGTGTGGTTATGTGCAATTGGCCAGTATGATATCCAATGTTTATGAAGTAGATGCTACACCTCTTTCTGTTGAA is a window encoding:
- the LOC131001874 gene encoding uncharacterized protein LOC131001874, encoding MFNAAAATTSAAAVSGPNHHSSIAVSFKHETKPFHTHAAEMPDPSPSSSAGPIRIDGSEQDAVLSKSEFLTRPEVLNRRARRVKQLVRIYRDHYWALMEELKLKYREYYWEYGKSPFVEDEENERINPSRADGAGLAGDNGNGNLGVNGGNGIGIATSRCGVHGCKAKAMALTRFCHMHILSDAKQKLYKACIFTIKSSTTGPILCGKPILRSTVPSYCPAHFQKAERHMVRALKKSGLNIASTSKLAPKLHLIVVEYIRQIKQKRRAAKRAMENAEIKEENNP